The Jannaschia sp. M317 DNA segment TGTCCCTCGCGGCACCCGCCCAGGCGCAGCAGCAGTTGGGATACTATTTCGCGGAGATCGGGCCGCAGGACGTGGTCAATTCCCGGGGCGCGCGCCTGGGGTCTGTCTGCGCGATCCTGCAGCAGGACCGCGCCAATGTGCATCGGTTCGGGCGGCGGGATCGGAGCGATGAAATCGACCCGTTCTTCGGCGACCGGGCTGCCCGTGGGATCATCAGTCAGGATTGCCGCCCGGTCTATCCGGGCGACAAGAACATTCAGCGGCTGATTCTGAACGGGACCTCTCCGTTGGTTCGGGTTCAGATCTGGGGCCGCCCCGGCCGGATCCAGTTCGTGACCTACGAGAACGGCGCCGGCTAGACGTCAGAGATCGCCTAGCAGGGTGATCATCGTCTGCGCCCCGCGCTTGCGCAGGGCATGTACGTCCGCCAGATCCGGGTCGTTGATCCAGGCGCGGGCTGCTTCGGCATCGGGGAAGGCCGCCATGACGGCGGTCGCGGGGCCGGCGCCCGTGTCCTCCAGCACCTCGCTGCCGGGGCCTCCGGCGAGGATCTTGCCGCCGTGCTTGGCAAGGGCGGCGCTGGCCTGGCTGCGGTAGTCAGCGAAGACGTCTGCGTCTTTCAGGACGAGTTGGACGGTGATGTAGGCGGTCATGTGAGCGGTCCTCTGGTTGGGTGATCCAGGGATATCCGAACAGGGGCCATTGCGGAATTGATTGAAGGTGCAAGCCGCCCGTGCAAATCTGCATGGTATGGCTGCTGACTGGAATACCCTGAAATTGATCCTCGATCTGGAACGGGGGGGCAGTCTGGCGGCAGCGGCGCGGGCCACGGGGGCCAGTGCGGCGACCCTGTCGCGGCAATTGGCGCGGGCCGAGGCGCAGGTCGGGCGGCGGCTGTTCGATCGCGTGCCCGAGGGGCTGCGCATAACCGACGACGGGGCGATGATGGCCCGCCATGCCGACCGGATGGAGGCGGAGGCACTGGCGCTGGACCGGCGGTTGGCGGGTCGCGTGGACGGGTTGCAGGGACCGCTGACCCTGACGCTGCCGCCGTTGTTGGCCAGTGTGGCCCTGGCCGAGGACATACGCGGATTTGCCCGGCGACATCCGGGCATCGCGCTGCGTCTGCTGGGGGACAACACGCCGCTGGACCTGCACCGACGCGAGGCCGACGTCGCCCTGCGCGTCAGCCGCACCCCGCCCGAAAGCCTGTGGGGCCGCAAATTGGTCGAGCAGAACGCCGGGTTCTTTGCCAGCCCCGGCTTTCTGCAGAATCACGCAGATGGTTTGCGTGGTGAGGCCCCGTTGCCGGTCCTGCGCTTTACCGCCTGGGCGCGCACCTGGCCCGCAGGCCTGACGGAGGTGTTTCCAAGCGCCGAGGTTGCAATGACCTGCGACGACATGCCGGTGGCGATCGCCCTGGCGCAGGCCGGGGTCGGTGTTCTGCGGGCGTCCTGTTCTGTCGGGGCAGAGGCGGCGGGGCTGGTGCCCGTGCCCGGCACGCCGCGCGTGCCCTATGCGCCGATCTGGTTGCTGACCCATCCGGACCTGCGTCGCAGCGCGCCGGTCGCCGCCCTGATGGCGCAGCTGACCGCCTTTTTCGAGGCGCGCAAGCCGATGTTCCTGGGCGCACGCTAGCCCCCCTCGTCTTCGGCGCGGCAACCTGTCAGGCAGGCGCCATGGAACGTACACATTGGGGGCTGGTGGCCCTCGTCTTCTTTGGCGGGCTGCTGGCAGCGGCCCAGTTCGGCAAGATCAGCCTGACCCTGGTCGAGGTGGCCGGTGCCTTTGCGCGGCCCGTGACCTCCGTGGC contains these protein-coding regions:
- a CDS encoding LysR family transcriptional regulator, translating into MAADWNTLKLILDLERGGSLAAAARATGASAATLSRQLARAEAQVGRRLFDRVPEGLRITDDGAMMARHADRMEAEALALDRRLAGRVDGLQGPLTLTLPPLLASVALAEDIRGFARRHPGIALRLLGDNTPLDLHRREADVALRVSRTPPESLWGRKLVEQNAGFFASPGFLQNHADGLRGEAPLPVLRFTAWARTWPAGLTEVFPSAEVAMTCDDMPVAIALAQAGVGVLRASCSVGAEAAGLVPVPGTPRVPYAPIWLLTHPDLRRSAPVAALMAQLTAFFEARKPMFLGAR
- a CDS encoding DUF1330 domain-containing protein; the encoded protein is MTAYITVQLVLKDADVFADYRSQASAALAKHGGKILAGGPGSEVLEDTGAGPATAVMAAFPDAEAARAWINDPDLADVHALRKRGAQTMITLLGDL